The sequence below is a genomic window from Salicibibacter cibarius.
TATGGAGTTAACAGAGGGATTTATAACACAATAGATGAATGGTTTTACGATCAAGGAATTGAGGATATTATAGAGAGAAGAAAAGAAATTTTGAGGTTCTTGGAGTTTGTTGAAAATCAATATGAGAAGAAAAATGAAAAACGTAAATTTGGAAAAGGTGGATTAAAAATAAGTTTACAGGATTACTACTTCCCCTCGTATAAAGGTGTTACTTCAAAGGTCGTATAGACAGATTAATATTATCGATATATGGGAGTTATTATGTATACCAGTCCATATATTTTCATAAACCTATACCATCGGAAAAGTAGTAATTGAACCCATAAAAAATAAAACTTTAAAGTATCAGTTTTGGAATATATGGCAATTAATAGGAGAATGATAAACATGGTACAAGAAGTTCTTGATATTATTAGAGGGTATAATACTGTTATCATTCATCGTCATATACATCCTGATCTAGATGCGCTAGGGTCACAGGGGGCTCTGGCAGAAATTTTAAAAATAAGCTTTCCAAACAAAAATATCTATATTGTTGGTGAAGAGGATAAATCATTAAAGTTCGTAAAACGTATGGATGATATATCAGACAGTGAGTATAATGGATCGTTAATTATTATTTGCGATACGGATTGCGAAAGTCGTATTAGCGATAAACGTTATAAAAAAGGTGATTTTATACTAAAAATCGACCATCATCCCAATGTTGTGCCGTACGGTGATCTAAATTGGACTGATGTATCCGCAAGTTCTACAAGTGAAATGATCTATGATTTATTCAATAATGGCAAAAACGGCTTGTTACTGACAAATGAAGCAGCACGATTAATATATGCCGGTATTATAGGGGATACTGGAAGGCTTTTATTTAATAATACTACAAATAAAACATTTTCCATTGTCAATGAACTGCAAAAATGGGATTTTTCGATAGAAGATCTTTATACTGATATATATAAATGCAATTTAAATTTAACCCGTTTGAAGGGATATATTCTTCAACATTTTCATATATCAAAATCTGGTGTCGGTTATATCAAGATTAGAAATAATATTTTGGAAAAATATAAGGTAATGCCTAATGAAGTTACTCACATAATTAATATTTTTTCCGATGTAGATGGAATAAAAGCTTGGACATTCTTTATTGATGAAAAAGACCACATAAAAGTTAGGATTCGATCCAAAAAGATACCTATTGATCAGGTTGCACAACAATATGGCGGTGGAGGGCACTTTCTTTCTGCTGGAGCAACTATTCATACCTGGGATGAGGCTGAAACAATGTTGCAACAACTTGAAAATCATGTGAATGTGCATGCACTTGTTGACTATCATTAATGTGAATTTAATATGATAAAATATTTACATTTTATGGGTTTTAATATCACTTGATATATCTTCAGCTGTTTTGCGAAGAAGTGGAAGGAAGTCCTTTAACAGTTCATTCTCACTAACTCTCCCAGCATGAACGGAACAGTTGATTGCAGCAACCATTTCCCCATTTTGATTTTTAAGTGGCACAGCCAATGACCGTAGTCCTTGCTCTAACTGATTTTCTACATGGGCGAACCCTTGATTTCGAGTATGGTCAATGATCGTTAAAAATTTCTGCTGATCTATTACAGTTTGATTTGTTATTGGCTCAAATATGATTTCATTTATATACTCCCGTAAAATATTGTCATCGAGACCTGACAAAAGAACTCTTCCCATTGAGGTTGCGTATGCAGGAAGACGCGTACCGACATCAATATTGATACTCATAATCCGCTTAGCCGGTACCCGAGCAACATAAATAATGTGCGTTCTATCAAGGACAGATATCGAACAGGATTCGCCAATTTTTTTTACCAAAGCTTGCATTTTTGGATAGGAAAGATTCCATACATTTTGTGAAGATAAATAGGCATATCCAAGGGTTAATGCTTTGGCCGTTAATGAGAAATGCCCGTTCTGTGATGTAGCAAAACCCAGGGATTCCAGTGTTAACATAATTCTTCGAACGGTTGGGCGATTGATCCCTGTTTCTTTCGATGCCTGGCTGACCGTTAAACGGGGATGATCTTCGGAAAAAACTTGAATGACCTTGAGCCCTTTTTCTAAAGATTGAACATGGTCACTTTGTTTAATATTACGATGAAGATTATTTTTTCTACTTGACATATCAATCACTCCTGGTTTTATAATTAAATAACGTTGTACGTTATTTAATTAATTGTACACATAACGTACAATTAGATTTTTATTTTGTCAATAGGAATGTGTAGATACGGTTATACTCAGTATTTTTAATAGATTTTGGAAACGCTTACTATCAAAATTTTAAGGAGTAAAGATCTGATGACCATTAAACAAGGGAATGTATATATTGCAGATATACCAATCTCACGTCCGCATCAGTTGTCAATGCATACCATTACAAAACAAACGATTGTTTTAGTAAAACTAACAGAAGAGGATGGTCTGAGCGGTTGGGGAGAAGTCGCTACCATCGGCGGGGCTTCTTATGAGGAAATGACGCCGGAAGCCATAAAAGTCACCATTGATCATTATCTTATGCCGATGATTTTGGGAAAAAAAGCGGCAGACTACGCATGTATCATGAATGATATCCAGAAACATGTGAAAGGAAACCGATTCGCAAAAGCAGCTGTGGAAAGCGCATTGATTGATCTTTTTGCGAAGCAGAAAGGCTTGCCGGCATACGAGCTTCTTGGTGGAAAAATTCATGATTCTCTTCCAGTGGCGTGGACGCTAGCTAGCGGAGATACCAAAAAAGATATCGAAGAGGCTCAAGAGGCTCTTCAGCAGAGGAAACACCGAATATTTAAATTAAAGATCGGCAAGGGGGATCCAAACGAAAACGTCAGGCACGTGCTCGAAATAAAAAAAGCGCTCGGTGATGAGGTTCGTGTTACTGTTGATGTCAATCAATCTTGGGATGAGCAAACAGCCAATCAGTGCATACCTAAATTGCAGGCTGGTGGTATCGTCATGGTTGAACAGCCACTTCCAGAATGGAACGAAGAAGGTATGAGAAGATTGACAGCTTCCTCCGCACTTTCGGTGATGGCGGATGAAGGAGCCCGATCCATTCACGATGTATTTCGCATCGCAAAGCACCATGTTGGAGATTCATTGTCTTTGAAGATACCGAAACATGGTGGTCCCCATGAAACGAAAAAAGCAGCTGCTATTGCTGAAAGTGCTGGGATGCCTTTATACGGAGGGACGATGATTGAGTCGACGTTAGGAACAGCCATCGCAGCACATGTTTATGCTACCATTCCTGATATGATTTTTGGAACTGAGCTGTTTGGTCCATTACTCTATCAAGATATGGTCTCAACAAATGCACTGATCTATGAAAACTATGAACTTATTATTCCGGAGCGCCCAGGGTTCGGCATAACCATCGATGAAGACAAGGTCCTCTACTACGCTCGTGATCATGAGACCAGACAGAAAGGAGGCAATATGATATGACATCAGTATCTAAACCTACCCTAACTTATATTGGAAGTATGGAGTTGAACGTGAAAGCTCCCCATCTTCCTGGTCAAACACCAGTCGGAAATCGACGGATCATTCGTGTTACTGACGGAAGGATTATAGGGGACCATCTTAATGCCGACCTCATCCCCGGTGGAGATGATTGGATCACTGTGCGTGAGGACGGCACGATTATTCAAGATGTTCGCATTCTGTTGCAAGCAGAAAATGAAGACCTCATTTTAATGACCTATCGCGGGATTCGAACAGGCAACTCTTCTGTTCTTCAAAGGCTTGATGCGAATGAAGATGTCGACCCGTCTGAGTATTATTTCCGGACAGCCCCCATTTTCGAAACATCTTCTGATACGTATGATTGGTTAAATAACCGAGTCTTTATTTCTACTGGCGTCCGACTCCCGGGAAAAGTACAGTATGACATCTATATGGTGGACTAATGGAAAAGGGGGTAAATGACTTGGAGAGGAACTTAACAATTAAAGATAATATTCATTTGCATATATCGGAATCGAGAGGTGGAGACACCACCGTCATTCTCGTACATGGATTAACGGGTAATCATAAACAAATGTATTATTACCAGGAAAAGCTAGCCGAAGATTTCACAGTAATTAGTTACGATATTCGCGGACGTGGAGACAGCTCACCTGCTTCAGAAAATACATCGATTTTTACGCACGCTGAGGATCTACAGGCATTGATTGAAACGTTAAATATCCAAAACCCTATACTTGTTGGTTACTCCATGGGCGGCTATATTTGTGCATTAGTCGCAAGCAAGCTTGAAAACGTTGAAAAGTTAGTACTGTTAGATGGTGCGGGAGCGGTTGATGACACCCAGCGAGAACTAATCGCCCCATCGTTAAAACGCTTGGAAAAGGATTACCCCTCTGCAGAAGCTTATATAAACGAAACGAAAAATGTTTACGAAAAGTTAGCAGTCGATTGGGATGACATAACAGAAGCTGCTGCTAGGCATGAAGTTATGCTTGTCAATGATTATTGGGAACATAAATCAAATGTCTATCTTATTCGTCAAGACTTTGAAAGCTTTTATGATTTTCCGGCTGAGGGCGTTTTTATGGCTATTCAATGCAAAACAATGCTTGTCATAGCCACAGGAACTTTAGGAAGTAAAGCATCGTTGTTTGATAAGTCATCCTATATGAAACTTCGACAGATTCTGGCTCCTTCCGAGGTGAAAGTGACAAATGTGAACCATTATGAACTTGTTTTTAACAAGCAGCTAGAGACGATCCAGAAGGTACATACATTTATTGAAAAAGGAAGGTGATAAATATGGTACAGATGACTAATACATCTGCGATACATGATCATGTTAAGAGCGGAGATACGCTGATGGTTGGTGGCTTTGGCCTTGTTGGTAGTCCGCTTACGCTCATTGAGGCATTGACCAAACATGATGTAGAAGATTTAACGATTATAAGTAACAATGTCGGTGAAACTGGTAAAGGACTTGGGAAATTACTACAGCAAGGAAAAATCAAAAAAGCCATAGGTTCTTATTTTACAAGTAACCGTGAGGTTGCAGACTGGTATAACCAAGGAAAACTGGAGTTAGATCTGCTCCCGCAGGGCACATTGTCGGAAGCTATTCGATCGGGTGGGGCCGGGATTGGAGGATTCTATACAAAAACGGCTGTTGGTACGGACTTAGCAGATGGGAAAGAAACAAAAGTCATTGACGGTGAAACGTATGTATTAGAACGATCGCTCAAAGCAGACGTTGCACTGATCAGAGCAGAGAAAGCAGACACAAAAGGAAATCTTGTTTATTACAAAACAGCACGTAATTTCAATCCAAATATGGCAACAGCTGCTTCTTATGTGATTGCTGAGGTTGATGAAATTGTGGAAGAGGGGACATTATCACCAGAGCTGATTGCCACTCCACATTTATATGTCGATGCAGTTGTGCAAAGTCGTTATGTCCTTACAAAAGAAGGAGTGGTGGAACGATGAGCCATAAAGAAAGAATCGCTCAACGCGCAGCTGAAGAACTTTCTCCTTCCTCGATTATTAATCTAGGGATTGGCATACCAACTTTGGTAGCGAATTATCTCGATAAAGAACAATATATCATGCATACGGAAAATGGCATGCTTGGTGTGACGTCCGTAGAAGAGGAAAATATCGATCCACTCATTGTTAATGCTGGAAAACAGCCTGTCGGAGAAGCAGTTGGAGCGTCCTATTTTGATAGCGCGGCTTCCTTCGCCATGATTCGTGGCAGTCATGTTGACGTGGCCATCCTGGGTGCCCTTCAAGTTGACAGTGAGGGACTAGTAGCGAATTGGGCTATCCCTGGTAAAAATATTATCGGTGTTGGCGGCGCTATGGACCTTCTTGTGGGTGCTAAAAAAATTATCATTACAACCAATCACGTTGCCAAAGATGGATCAGCTAAGCTTGTGCAAGAATGTGAGTACCCAATCACTTCGAGAAGACGTGCCGATGTTATCATTACCGACCTCGCTGTTTTTCATTGGAGAGATGAGGGCTATGAACTCACAGAGGTAATGGAAGGGTCCAACATTGAAGAGATCAAAGCAAAAACAAAGCTTTCCTACCGCGTTCATCCCAGTGCAATGCAGAAGGAGGGATAGGATGGACCCAGTTGTTATAATTGATGCCGTTCGCACCCCAATTGGTCGCTACAATGGAATGCTTAAAGATATACGGCCCGATGACTTAGCCAGTCATGTTATCCGTTGCCTTATTGAACGCCAGCCAGACCTTCCGCCTGAAAATATTGATGATGTGATTTTTGGGAACGCCAATGGGGCAGGGGAAGAGAACCGAAATGTAGCACGGATGGCTGCTCTCCTTGCTGGTCTTCCTCAATCGGTTAGTGGCACAACCATCAATCGATTATGTGGTTCCAGTTTGGACGCGATTAGTATGGGAGCCCGATCTATTTTGTCCGGGGAAGCGGATGTCATCCTAGCCGGTGGAGTGGAAAGTATGAGTCGTGCCCCGCTTGTTATGAAAAAACCTGAAAAATCTTTCCCACGTGGGGATATGACATTGCAGGATACGACGATAGGTTGGCGTTTTGTCAATCCAAAGATGGAGGAGATGTACGGCACAGATTCGATGCCTCATACTGCTGAAAACGTTGCCCAACGCTACAACATTTCCCGGGAAGAGCAGGATTATTTTGCGTATCAAAGCCAACAACGCGCGAAGTTAGCTATGGAAACTAATCGCTTCGAACAAGAAATAATTCCGATCGTCAAAAAAGAAAAAAATGGGGAAGAAACAGTGATTGACAGCGATGAGCACCCTCGCCCCGAAACGACGCTAGAAAAGCTTGAGAAATTGCGACCACTGTTTGCGGACGGAACAGTAACTGCCGGTAATGCATCCGGCGTTAATGACGGAGCAGCTGCGGTATTGCTTATGCGAGAATCGAAAGCCAAAGCGTTTGGGTTAAAACCTCTTGTCCGGTTTCGTGCTTCATCAACAGCTGGCGTCGAACCATCGGTTATGGGGCTGGGACCGATTGCTTCTACCGAGAAATTGATGCAAAGACATGGCATTTCGAACAAAGATTTTGATGTAGTGGAGCTAAATGAAGCGTTTGCATCTCAATCTCTAGAATGTATGCGACAGCTAGATTTTGATTCATCGCGAGTCAATGTCAACGGTGGTGCAATTGCCTTTGGACATCCTTTAGGTGCAAGTGGAGCAAAGATTTTAGCTTCTCTCATATATGAGATGAAAAGAAGTAATCATGAACTGGGACTTGCGACGATGTGCATCGGTGTTGGCCAAGGGATTTCACTAGCAGTGGAAAACGTAGTGTAATGGCATGTGCGAACGTTCATGACTGAGTAGATCTTTCATAGTTAGTAAACTATTTGAGGGGGGTGATAGAGATAGGTGAAGCGATTATTCTAACTCATTTTCTTGACTACTCTGACTAAATTCCTGCATCGGCGAATGTTAATACTCTATCTCGTAAAAGGAGGAAGTAATCATGAATAAAAATACTACAACAAATACTAGGGTGGAAGAAGTATTTAATCTTTATATCAATCATATGAAAGAATTTTTAAAGGAAGCTAAGTTGAATCACGAAGAATATACAAACTTTGTCAACTGGGCCGATCGACTAGGAAGAGAAGGTGAACTCCCTCTTTTCGCCGACGTTTTCCTTGAAACTCATGTATTGCAAGCGATGTATACTGATATGCCTGGGACACAACCTTCACTTTTAGGCCCATTTTTTATTGAAGGATCTCCGTTGGTAGAAAAAGAACCTGGAAAATCCTATGTCGTTTTACCACAACGTCCAGATGAGCCTGGTGAAACTTTCTATTTTAAAGGAAGTGTCAGTAATACTGAAGGAAAGCCATTGGCCAATACACGGGTCGAATTTTGGCAAAACGATCACAATCGAGGTTATTCGCATTTTGATTCAGATGCCCCGGAGTATAATTTAAGAGGCCACTTCTATACAGATGAAAACGGGGATTTTGAAGTCAAAACAATTGTACCACTACCATATTCGATTCCTACCGATGGCCCGACAGGCGAATTCTTGGGTTATACGGATCAGCATTCAATGCGCCCTGCCCACCTTCATATTATGTTTGAAGCAGAAGGGCACGAAACCTTAATTACGCAAGTCTTTTTTGAAGGGGATGAATGGCTAGAGACAGAT
It includes:
- a CDS encoding DHH family phosphoesterase produces the protein MVQEVLDIIRGYNTVIIHRHIHPDLDALGSQGALAEILKISFPNKNIYIVGEEDKSLKFVKRMDDISDSEYNGSLIIICDTDCESRISDKRYKKGDFILKIDHHPNVVPYGDLNWTDVSASSTSEMIYDLFNNGKNGLLLTNEAARLIYAGIIGDTGRLLFNNTTNKTFSIVNELQKWDFSIEDLYTDIYKCNLNLTRLKGYILQHFHISKSGVGYIKIRNNILEKYKVMPNEVTHIINIFSDVDGIKAWTFFIDEKDHIKVRIRSKKIPIDQVAQQYGGGGHFLSAGATIHTWDEAETMLQQLENHVNVHALVDYH
- a CDS encoding CoA transferase subunit A, producing the protein MVQMTNTSAIHDHVKSGDTLMVGGFGLVGSPLTLIEALTKHDVEDLTIISNNVGETGKGLGKLLQQGKIKKAIGSYFTSNREVADWYNQGKLELDLLPQGTLSEAIRSGGAGIGGFYTKTAVGTDLADGKETKVIDGETYVLERSLKADVALIRAEKADTKGNLVYYKTARNFNPNMATAASYVIAEVDEIVEEGTLSPELIATPHLYVDAVVQSRYVLTKEGVVER
- a CDS encoding muconate cycloisomerase family protein, which translates into the protein MTIKQGNVYIADIPISRPHQLSMHTITKQTIVLVKLTEEDGLSGWGEVATIGGASYEEMTPEAIKVTIDHYLMPMILGKKAADYACIMNDIQKHVKGNRFAKAAVESALIDLFAKQKGLPAYELLGGKIHDSLPVAWTLASGDTKKDIEEAQEALQQRKHRIFKLKIGKGDPNENVRHVLEIKKALGDEVRVTVDVNQSWDEQTANQCIPKLQAGGIVMVEQPLPEWNEEGMRRLTASSALSVMADEGARSIHDVFRIAKHHVGDSLSLKIPKHGGPHETKKAAAIAESAGMPLYGGTMIESTLGTAIAAHVYATIPDMIFGTELFGPLLYQDMVSTNALIYENYELIIPERPGFGITIDEDKVLYYARDHETRQKGGNMI
- a CDS encoding acetyl-CoA C-acyltransferase, whose protein sequence is MDPVVIIDAVRTPIGRYNGMLKDIRPDDLASHVIRCLIERQPDLPPENIDDVIFGNANGAGEENRNVARMAALLAGLPQSVSGTTINRLCGSSLDAISMGARSILSGEADVILAGGVESMSRAPLVMKKPEKSFPRGDMTLQDTTIGWRFVNPKMEEMYGTDSMPHTAENVAQRYNISREEQDYFAYQSQQRAKLAMETNRFEQEIIPIVKKEKNGEETVIDSDEHPRPETTLEKLEKLRPLFADGTVTAGNASGVNDGAAAVLLMRESKAKAFGLKPLVRFRASSTAGVEPSVMGLGPIASTEKLMQRHGISNKDFDVVELNEAFASQSLECMRQLDFDSSRVNVNGGAIAFGHPLGASGAKILASLIYEMKRSNHELGLATMCIGVGQGISLAVENVV
- a CDS encoding IclR family transcriptional regulator domain-containing protein, with amino-acid sequence MSSRKNNLHRNIKQSDHVQSLEKGLKVIQVFSEDHPRLTVSQASKETGINRPTVRRIMLTLESLGFATSQNGHFSLTAKALTLGYAYLSSQNVWNLSYPKMQALVKKIGESCSISVLDRTHIIYVARVPAKRIMSINIDVGTRLPAYATSMGRVLLSGLDDNILREYINEIIFEPITNQTVIDQQKFLTIIDHTRNQGFAHVENQLEQGLRSLAVPLKNQNGEMVAAINCSVHAGRVSENELLKDFLPLLRKTAEDISSDIKTHKM
- a CDS encoding DUF3237 domain-containing protein, which gives rise to MTSVSKPTLTYIGSMELNVKAPHLPGQTPVGNRRIIRVTDGRIIGDHLNADLIPGGDDWITVREDGTIIQDVRILLQAENEDLILMTYRGIRTGNSSVLQRLDANEDVDPSEYYFRTAPIFETSSDTYDWLNNRVFISTGVRLPGKVQYDIYMVD
- a CDS encoding 3-oxoacid CoA-transferase subunit B, whose translation is MSHKERIAQRAAEELSPSSIINLGIGIPTLVANYLDKEQYIMHTENGMLGVTSVEEENIDPLIVNAGKQPVGEAVGASYFDSAASFAMIRGSHVDVAILGALQVDSEGLVANWAIPGKNIIGVGGAMDLLVGAKKIIITTNHVAKDGSAKLVQECEYPITSRRRADVIITDLAVFHWRDEGYELTEVMEGSNIEEIKAKTKLSYRVHPSAMQKEG
- a CDS encoding alpha/beta fold hydrolase, whose protein sequence is MERNLTIKDNIHLHISESRGGDTTVILVHGLTGNHKQMYYYQEKLAEDFTVISYDIRGRGDSSPASENTSIFTHAEDLQALIETLNIQNPILVGYSMGGYICALVASKLENVEKLVLLDGAGAVDDTQRELIAPSLKRLEKDYPSAEAYINETKNVYEKLAVDWDDITEAAARHEVMLVNDYWEHKSNVYLIRQDFESFYDFPAEGVFMAIQCKTMLVIATGTLGSKASLFDKSSYMKLRQILAPSEVKVTNVNHYELVFNKQLETIQKVHTFIEKGR
- a CDS encoding dioxygenase; translation: MNKNTTTNTRVEEVFNLYINHMKEFLKEAKLNHEEYTNFVNWADRLGREGELPLFADVFLETHVLQAMYTDMPGTQPSLLGPFFIEGSPLVEKEPGKSYVVLPQRPDEPGETFYFKGSVSNTEGKPLANTRVEFWQNDHNRGYSHFDSDAPEYNLRGHFYTDENGDFEVKTIVPLPYSIPTDGPTGEFLGYTDQHSMRPAHLHIMFEAEGHETLITQVFFEGDEWLETDVAEGVRDELLTELKDQGTYKTASLDFMMRKI